The Apium graveolens cultivar Ventura chromosome 3, ASM990537v1, whole genome shotgun sequence sequence atatattcaaaataatcaCTTGATATCTACTGAATACTCCAACTAGCATTTTATAACATAAATCATAGAATGCATCTTATAAAAATCAAGTACCAAAGCACAAAATCATCAAGTATAGTTTTTACTTcgaaaatcacttgtaaaccgACATGCAAGTGCTAAATCCAACATGCAAGTTCTATAACTCAATATATCTTGAAAAACATATGGCATGCAAGATTTTAAACTCTATAAAACAACATTTTAAGGAGCAAAACCTTTAAAAACAACATGCATggtcatttttcataaaaacTTCTCGAGATCAACACTCTAAATATTCGGCTCTTAAGAAATCATTGCCAAATATTTGTGAACAAGATTATGACTTGTAAAATAGAAGTAAAACACTTCTCCAAGACCATATCAAGTTCATATCTATAAGACACCATGGTTTTAGACCTTAGATTCATGAGAATCAAATTCTAAACCTTTGGCTCCAAGAACAGAACATGCACTTAATAAACTTACTTCAAATTTGCAAGAACTCCCGAGTACCAAAGAGATATCACAAGGTGAGTAAGATTTTAGCTTGGTTTAGTTTGAGAAATGAAAAAAAGTGCCAGAAAGGGGGGGTTTTCACTCGGCCGAATGAAGCAAGGAGAGAGGGAGTGAAAATGTGGTGGTGTGGAAATGAAAGCATTAACTTGAATTTTGGTTTTTCAAAAGCTTAGAATGGTAGCAGATTTGAGAAAAGTACATTGTATCATTTTTCCAAGCTTGAGCACTAATTCATGCAAGGGTAGATAAGTCTTTTAGTTGGTCAAAATATGTTAGTGGGGTGTGAAATGTCGGTCATAGCCTTAGTCCTTATTGTGTGAGAATTTACATGCAAAGGCACTATAGTAATCCAATAACTATTATTCTAGAATTAAAGCATGATTTAAAAGAAAGacttttaataaataatttataattctataaatcacaaaaattatacaataaaatattttagaatattagaaattttataaaagtACCATCAAATTTTTGagcaaaaaaaaaattttaaaaggAATTTTCTAAGATTTAATGCTTGAACAATAAGCCAAATAAGCATGCAAATAATTCAATTTTTATGGAACTAATATTTTGAAATATAATATATCACTATCTCAATTTTATCTAATCGTTTAAGCACAAAATTTTCATATCTAAATATTCGTACAAATACGTAATCCATAAAAGTCAAATTGCCACATAAGAGAATATATGCACATATGTACATAATTCACGAGAATTCACATTAACACAGAATATATATATGTACTCATATAATATTCTAATTAATTTACCGGTTGTCACATCCTTTCCCCttataggattctgtcctcagaatccaAAAGAACAAACGAGGATACCAGTTCCGCATCCCTAACTCTAGATCCCATGTTGAATCCTCAACCTTGGGATTTTTCCACAATACTTTCATAAGACTTACTGATTTCTTCCTAAGATTTCTCTCTTGTCGATCAAGTATCTGAACAGGTTGCTCTTCATATGACAAATCTGTCTGAATCTCTACTGGTTCAATTTATATCACATGGTTAGCGTCTgggttatacttcttaagcaatgatacatggaatacattatgcacatgctgatactgcgGGGATAAGTCTAATTTGTAAGCAACTCTCCCTACTTGATTCAAGATTTCAAACATTCAGATATATCTCGATGCTAATTTCCCTTTCGTTCTAAATCGAGTAAATCCTTTCTATGGTGACACATTTAACAATACAACTTCCCCTATTTCAAAGTTTACATCTTTTCGAGCGGGGTCTGTGCACTTTCATTTTCTATCCTGAGCCGCAATCAGTCTCTTCTTAATCACAGTGACCATGTCCTTCATTTATTGAATCAATTCGGGTCCTAGAATCTTCccttctccaacttcatcccgaCTTGTTGGTGTTCTGCATTTTCATCCATATAGAGCTTCGAACGGTGCCATGCCAATACTGGGGTGGTGACTATTATTGTATAAAAATTTTACGAGTGGTAgatggtcgtcccaacttcctgcaaaattaATCACATAACTTCGCAATATATCTTCAATGGTTTGGATCGTTTGttcactttggccatcagtttgcggatgatatgtcgtactcatattcagttttatTCCAAGGCTTTTttgaaattatctccaaaatctcgatTTGAATCACGGATCTCAATCCAAAACTATCGATACAGGTACACCGTGACGTAATACAGTTTCACGTACGTACATGTGAACCAGTCTATCTAACGAAGTCTTCTCATTGATTGGAAGGAAATATGCCAACTTTTTAAGGCGATCAActattacccaaatagcgtcgtgTCCAGATCATGTTCGGGGTAAACCTAAtacaaaatccatggcaatattttctcacttccattctggaatcttcaacGACTGAATCAAACCACCTGGCCTATGATGTTCcgctttcactctttggcatgtaTAGCATTGgaaacccattctgcaatttctcttttcatgtttggccaccaaaaactTTTCTTTTGGTCTTGGTACATTTTGGTACTTTCTAGGTGAATCGAAAATCTTGAGTTGTGTGCTTCTTGCAAAATATCATTCTTCCATTCAGTCATATTCGAAATCCAAATCCTTGACGAAAATCTCAATACACCTTGATCATCTTTTTATGTACATATTTCTTCTCATGTCAGCTGATTATCCTCTTATgtcattacttcctcttgacatttttttattttctctaatagtGTTGGTTGAAAGGTGATGGCATAACACATCTCTCTTGTTCCACCATAATCACAGAATTCCAATTCTAACTTTTCAACTTCATCAGATAATTCCTTCGGCATTGTTATCATATTCAACTTCACCTTTCTACTTAAAGCGTCCGttaccacatttgcctttcctgGATGATAATGTATCAAATAcccgtagtccttgatcaattacAACCATCGTCGTTATCTCATATTTAGTttcttctgagtgaaaatatacttcaagctcTTGTGATCCCGTGAATATCTCACATTTCTCCCAATACAGGTAATGTCTCCACaacttcaaagcaaacactattgtggctaattccaagtcatgagttggGTACCTTTGTTCGTTTGGTTTGAGTTGTCTTGAGGCATATGCTATCACTTTTCCATGTAACATTAATACGCATCCCAATCCTTTATAAGATGCATCACTGTATACCACAAGGTCTCCCTTATCATCAGGCAATGCTAAAACTGGAGCAGTAactaatctttgcttcaattcttgaaaactactTTTGCACTTCTCCGTCCATATAAATTTCTAATTCTTTCTTGTCAATTTGGTCAGCGGAAGAACAATCTTTGAAAAATCCTTTATAAATCTCCTGTAATATTCGGCCAAACccataaaacttcttacttccgttggtgtctttggtctctcccgATTCATCATAGCCTCAATCTTTTCAGGATCCACTCTAATTCCTTCACGTCCAACAATGTGTCCTAAGAACTTTACTTCAGttagccaaaactcacattttgaaaacttagcatacaatttCTCTTTTCGCAACACTTCCAAAACTATTCTTAGATGTTCCGCGTGGTCAGTTTGTCATCTTTGAAaatatcaagatatcatcgatgaagactatgacaaacttgtccaggtactccttgaatactcgattcatcaaatccataaaagcAGCCAGGTATATTTGTTAATCCAAAAGCCATGACGAGAAATTCGTAATGTTCATATCTTGTTCGAAAAGCTGTCTTCAGTATATCTTCAggcttaatcttcaattgatggtatcccgatcgcagatcaatctttgaaaaacaaGAAGCTCCATTGAGttaatcaaacaaatcatcaattctaggcaAAGGTTAGTgattcttgatcgtcaacttattcaattctcgataatctatacaaagtctcatacttccatctttctttttcacaaataaaactggtgcgccccacgacaaaacacttggtcttataattcccctatccaataattcttgtaattATTTTTCCAGTTCCTTCATCTCCATCGGTTCCATTCTATATGGTGCTTTTGATAACGGGTTCGGTGCCGGATGCAAGATCTATCGTGAATTCTATTTGACGGTCTGGGGGTAAACCAGGAAGCTCTTCCGGAATAACGtctggaaaatctcttactactggaATGTCTTCTGGATTAAAAAATTCTTTACTTTTGTCAACTACATATGCTAAATACGCTTCACATCCCTTCTGAAtcaacttctttgcttgcttcgAGGGGAGAAATGTTCGAGCTTGCTTATGGCCATTAAATGTCACTCTTTTACCTTGAGGTGTACTTAATACTACCTTTTTACCCTTATAATCTATCTGCGCACTAAAATTAgtcaaccaatccattcctaggatTACATCGAATTCGCCTAATTGGAAAGGTATAAAGTTCGCAGGGAAAACATGTCCGGCTATCTCTATTCTACAATGAGGACAAACATGATTGATAGACACTCCGTCCTGATTAGCTAAGATGATGGATAAAGTTTCACCAATAACTGGGTTTCACAATTCAGTTTATTAACAAATGATCTCGAAATAAATGATCTCgtggctccagaatcaatcaatacatTCTGGTACTGATGCTTGCGGGAGTTTCTGTCCACTAGTTTCCAGTGATCTATTTTCTTGTGACTTATTcccaaatttcttcttcataaaGTTTCCAGGTCCATTCAGAggtttaaattttttattatctCTTTGATTCTGGTTCCTGTGACTTGAGCTTTCTTCTCTTGTCTCAAATCTCCTTTACTTGTTGTTCTTCTCCTTCTGGTTTTGCTCACTTTCGCCTTTAATCACCATAGCCTTTTGGACCATTTCAGCGTAAGTAGTCAACTCAAAGGCTGCTACATAACTCCTAATACagggcttcaatccttgttggaCCCTCTTTTCCCTCTTCTCTTTAGAATCGACATATTCACCAACAAATCTGGCAAGCTCCATTAAATTCTTCTCGTATTCTGTAATTGTCATATTCTCTTGCTTCAATTCAAAGAACTTCATCTTCATTTGAGTTTGCATGTAGGCGGGAAAATACTTGTCCAAAAAAATTCTCTTAAACCTATCCCAAGTGATAACTTCCGTAGCTTCTAAAGTCCTAGCTgtctcccaccaataattcgacTCTCCCTTGAGAAAATAGGTGGCATATTCGACCTTTTGATTATCTCTGATATTTACTAAGgtaaaagccttttccatctccttaaGCCAAGCATGGGCTTCTACCAGGTCCTGCGTTCCTCGAAATTCTGGTGGTTTTACAGATTGAAAGGTTTTAAAGGTAGTGATTATTGCCGGGGGTGGTTGAGGTGGTTGCATTTattgaagaagttgttgttgtgCTATAGTGGCTGTTTGTTGGCGTACTAGTTTCAATAGTTGTGCTATATCAGGGTTTGAATTTTCTTCTTCATTCCCTCGGTTGATAGCGGGTCTTCCACgagctctcttgggtgccatttactgaaataagagttatacaATTTTAATAATTCAAGTGATTCATGGTTAGGGGATTATTTATAGTTATCATGGTATAGAGATTTTGATATAAGCAATAAAGGCGATACATGGTTGCAGTTATGAAATTTAAAAGAGCAATAAATGAATTAAGCAGTTCTAAAAAAGGTGCATAATTAAAATGAACACAAATTTAGAGTTTAAAAGGGTACAAATGTTAGATACGAATTCAAGTTTTAAATAGTTCAAGAGTCTAGAAAACAGAGTCAACTAGCATGGCATCAAGGCTAGCCAAACAAAGTAATAAAGGGTCAAATCTCCTAGAACTGATCCCAGGTTTCCTCCTCAGTCTCCTCCTTATCAGGCCGGGTCCTCACAGAATCATGGGTGTTATCCTCTCGAAGCATCCTCACCACACTCGTCAGCTCATATCATCTGGACAGTGATCTGGCTTGTAATAACTCcaatttttgagaccttgtaaaatgtttaataaatagtaaccctgacagacgtGAAATttttttgagcccacactatgtagtgcatgagaaaatgagtttcggagttgatattacgactatacgtaccaaatgagtgtatgtaaacgctattagttttcgcagaaaatgaactttgaaaaacgaccgtatttacgacttatcaaggattacgggaatcacaatataattacgagattaaaatcctacggatttatattcaagtaggataaataaaaatataaggaataaatgtgaaaggaattacatcgcgaaccatttacgagtaagtattacgaagaacgtttaagtaaccgagcgaacgcgtaaataattaaataaacgtaacgcactaactaaaccatagtaaggaagtaaccatggttacttcataaaatagtgagctaaccataggatgaacaagctagctagcaaaatagtgtgctaaggaagctaatcttgtagtttagcttgtaagctagcaagctacaaagatttgtccccaagatttgctacaaagaataaacctagaatgctatactaggaagaataaaattaAGTGCAAGATATCACCTCaccttcctagaagcaacctatcaaagcatccaagagaagcaaccaagaggagtataaaaACCCCCTTGGAagctccattcggccctaatgcaaaatgggaagaaatcaaattcaaatctccaagttctagctcttgtaaaatcacccaaataattctcaagcctcctagcaactaaactaaggtaaaaaattctttcatctctttttatcaaggtttgatgggtggaataaattcaagaaccTCCCTAGTGAATAGTGtaaatagtaacctctctttggtttcttgatttcaatggtggttttaggttctaaaaatcataccaagcacttccaagcctccaccatcctcaataacacatctcaatctttcaagaaaggtaaaaatctttggcccaactttatttaagattcatttttaagatgcatttagtatgtggtagtaaacctagtgtaatgggtgttattgatgaaatcttgaaGATAAGTTaattagatttaaggttggttattgttgcctcaagaacatgatgttcttgagaggagtttgtgtgttgatgatgatatgatgattgttggtggttgtgttaatagttagggattaaacgaaaccccgatcgtaaacgtaacttcagttaaaaccaacaaattgtaactttaagtttctgcagaaagtcccgaagttaaaaactgtgtgagtttagatggcgtggcttccgagactcctgaccccgggttttggggcgccacagaaatggtatcagagccttaggttatcaaatcctGGAAATGATAGgacataaaatacgtagacataagaataataaaataattaattagagctcaagtcgagttcgtcgtcgggctacacgggtagtctttaccgttttaccctcaagggaattccagCACTAAGTTAttaacaccttgcctattgtgtcaggtaccagtggagcctaggagggaggttgatcctgttgatgatgtcatgattcctgagcgcGACCCTATTCCCGggccagagagcccacccattgatgattcagatgatgaccctactgaggatgtcctagaggaggggactgagcttcctgtccccatagctaatggcgtagtctggagagatgtagagatgtaccctcaccaggctattcgctctcctacaccacccccagggattccAGAGCCCTATGCcttatactgatgatgatgatgaggaagcgATACGCGCACAGTTCCACGAGGTTCATAACCTATCCTCTAGTGACctagattcacctctaccaccaccggcgaccatgcatgtagccgtacccgactggatagtgggtcagtTTAACGTTGATAGCGGCATCTGCTCGTATTGCGGAGTTACGctaggcactgacagctgagagagccacctgACTAGGATACCgaggagatttcagagctgcttccccagccatagcccgtagagagatcgatgggatcgaactccgtaccagggttcagatgaggatgacatcagtgggaggatacatcccggtagttgatgcagagctgatgattgcaggagcgatgaggagggtgcgtgacctcactcgcagtgatagtgactgagtgACTAGTgtctagatatggaccttgaagaaggctgggtgacttgtcaccaattttgataggatatcTAGTAATAGATAgtgttcctagcccttcagggtacacggcttatgtattttcatttcagtattcaggtctagtagtgatagattgtaatcaggcatgtatgaactcggctagttgtttcatccccaagatataaatgggagatcGTATTAttatatatctaagcagttattaaaaatgatgtctatattattgcactttataaaacctgttagataataaatgacatgcttacatctgaataaaataatccaactgttataattacaattatgttgatcaattttcattatcagaacaatgccaccccgtagaagaggaaccagggcacagcccgcagaatctgttaaccaacaacaaGGTGAACCTGACCCTATAGTGAAagaggaaagtgaagaagacttAGACTATAacgaatatgatgaggaagaatatgtagaagaagatcctgaggatacccatcagggagggaatcGGATGAacgaatttatggaactgctaagagcaaatctgaaccagcagcctattccaccacagccgaCATGCTACCCAATAAACTGCAGCgactgcctttagagccttcaaatctctcaaacccccagagtttctaggatctgccgaccccgttgaagcacggacctggctcaaagaaatagaaaaatctttcgagatactaggtgttgaggaacgacataagaccattttcgcttcttacatgctgaaaggagaagctaactactggtgggagtccaaacgaaacctagaaactgatgttgtgatcccatgggatagatttacccgactgttcttagataagtatttccctaggtttatggaaacccagatggagattaggtttctggagttgaaacaggataagatgactgtggaagaatatgaggccaaattcactgagttgtcgagatttatgcctgagtttgtgaataccgaagaaaagaaagcgcgaaggttttagcttggtctgaaactagtggatacagaaccgagtagcagtgttagagctggCGGACCATGCCatcttagtacagaaagcctcgattattgaagctggcagtgagcagagtgtgaaggagaaggaaaataggaaaaggaagataagaagccaaggaataggaaccgggaacaggagccttccgagcaggttcgtcaggggagcgatgtcccaacctgcacgaggccccggattcagaaaggcctcGAGTGAGAGCGTTGGTCAGGGCGGCGGataatctagggcaacatttcatagccaaccacgtgccccaataccagagtgtcaaacctgtaagaagagataccttggagtgtgtacccagacaagagcccctctgagatgttaccggtgtgaccaagtcggacaccttgccaacagctGCACCCGGTCTaatgtaacgtgtttccaatgtggaaaggAAGGACACATGAGGAAAgattgcccaacgttgaagcccccagcctcagggatgagcaaagctgcatccaaccgacccccagctggtaggaccttcaacatgactgttcaggatgctgtccgaaacactaaCGTGATAGcgggtacccttttgttaaattccgaacatacaaatgtcctatttgattctggagcaaccaagtcttttatatctcaaattttgctaaaaagttaaaatttaattccatacccttacgtgagatcttacgagtggaaatagcaaacaaagaaataattcctgtaaatcaagtacaccctaagtgcaagttgaaattagaagggaagatcttcgaggtcgacctaatcccattcgcgttagaagaatttgatgtaatcttaggaatggattgattatccagtaacggagtgcaaatagattgtgaatggaagaaagtaaagataagagtgccGAATGAAAGtgaagtagtgtttaaaggtcaacgcCAAAACCataaatttctaaccatgcttcaggcaaaaagattgttaaggaaaggtaacaaagcctatttggcttatgtgatagataccaaggaggaagtccctaatatacaggacatacccgtagtaaacgaattcgaggatgtgtttccagaaaacataccaggattaccacctgaccgagaaatagagttcgctatagagttagcatTAGGAatgacaccagtatccaaggccccatataggctagccccagttgagatgaaagaactaacttctcaactgcaagagttattagataatggaatgataaggcctagtgtgtcgccatggggagcgccagtactgttcgtaaagaaaaaggatggcagcatgagattatgcataaactatcgagagctgaataagctgactattaagaataggtaccctcttcccagaattgatgacctattcgatcaactcaaaggagttgtacatttttccaaaatagatttaagaacatgatatcaccagttgaaaatcaaaccgggAGATATACCGAAGAATTCgtttcgcactaggtatggacattatgagttcttagttatgtcgtttgggttaaccaatgcacccgcaacctttatggatttgatgaacagagtgttcaaaaagtacctggatatatatgtgatagtttttatcgatgatattctgatctactcaaagacagagcaagaacacgcaaaacatttgaggatagtcttagaaattttgaggaatgagaaattgtatgtcAAGTTCTcaaaatgcgagttttggttgagagaagttcagtttttaggacatgtggtgagtagcaaaggagttttagttgaccctgccaagatagaggcggtatccaattgggaaagaccaagtACCCCAACAAAGTTTAGGAGTTTTGTgagtttagcaggatattaccgaagattcgtgcaagattttgctaagatagccggtccactaactatacttacccggaagacagaaaagtttgtatggacagagaaatgtgaggagagttttcaagaactgaaaaggaggctggtatcagcaccagtgctcgctcttcccgatggaaagggagagtttgtgatatacagcgacgcatcgcttaaaggattaggatgtgtactaatgcagcacggcaaagttatagtgtatgcctctcgacaattgaaggaatatgagagcagataccctacgcatgatctagaattaccagccatagtgtttgccctgaaaatttggagacactacctatatggtgagaaatgcgagatctacactaaccataagagcctcaaatatattttcactcaaaaggaactaaacatgagacagaggagatggttagagttgattaaagactacgactgtgaaattttgtatcacccgggtaaagccaatgtggtggctgacgcccttagtaggaaggaaagactcaagatgataatgacgtcggaggagttgattaaggaatttgagaagatggaaattaacgtgagaatgaccggtagGGGAACGGAAGggttatttgagattaagctagtgccagagctgactgaaaagatatgaatatgtcaggaaaagaagatgaatgaagaaagaggAACCTTGATCGGTGAAGAAGTCAGATgtgagaaggatgagaaagggatcatgaggtatgcgtcccaaatttggattccaaatgtgcaagagttaaaggatgagctgttgcacaaagggcacagctctagatattcaatccacccaggaagtatgAAAATATACCgcgaccttaaggaatattattggtggcctaacatgaagagagaagtagcagagtgggtcagcaaatGCTTGACTAggccagagagtgaaggctgaacatcagcgacctagtggactattacgacccctagaaattccggaatggaaatgggagcatatagccatggattttttgacaggcttaccaagaacgaagaccaatcacgatgccatatgggttatcatagatagattgaccaagtccacacacttcctaccaatcaacgaaataTACAgcgtagacaagttggtagatatttacttgaaggaaattgtagtaagacacggcattcctgtagccatagtgtcagatagagacccacggtttaattcccgattttggagaagcttccaggaatgtgtaggcaccaggctaaacatgagtaccgcttaccacccccagactgatggataaagtgaaaggactattcagaccctagaagatatgctatgagtatgtgccattgatttcaaaggaaattgggatgaccacttacccctgatcgaatttgcttacaacaatagctatcacgctagcataggaatgcccccgtatggagctctttacggaagaagatgttgggataaagttggagaacacaagatattaggaccagagttagtccagcagaccagagaaatggtaggactcatcaggaaaagactggtagcagcccaggacagacaaaagaagtacgccgaccagaccaggaaagatagggaatatgaagtaggagattctgtgctattgaaggtatctccgtggaaaagagtgatgagatttggaaagaaagggaagctgagtcccagattcataggaccctttgaaattttgaggagaataggacctctagcttacgagcttgccttgcctcctaatttgcaacaagtacacaacgtgttccacgtgtccatgttaaggaagtaccatgcagatgcatgACAAATAATAGAATACGAGCATGTAGATTTACAatcagacctgacctacatcgagcagccagtaaggataatggaccagaaagaacaagtgctaaGGAACAAGACTatgaagctggttaggatcttatggagaaatcaaaatgtcgaagagttaacttgggaacttgaagacacaatgaggaatatatatccccacttattatctaattgattccgggacggaatccttgttagaggggaagactgtaataactcgaatttttgagaccttgtaaaacgtttaatgaatagtaaccctgacagacgggaaaaacttttaagcctacactatgtagtgcatgagaaaatgagtttcagagttgatattacgactatacgtaccaaatgagtgtatgtaaacgctattagttttcgaagaaaacgaactttgaaaaacgaccgtatttacgacttatcaaggattacgggaatcacaataaaattacaagattaaaatcctacggatttatattcaagtaggataaataaaaatataatgaataaatactaaaggaattacatcgtgaaccatttacgagtaagtattacgaagaacgtttaagtaaccgagcgaatgcgtaaacgattaaataaacgtaatgcacaaactaaaccatggtaaggaagtaaccatggttacttcatcaaatagtgagctatCCATAGGATGaacaagctagctagcaaaatagt is a genomic window containing:
- the LOC141714972 gene encoding uncharacterized protein LOC141714972; amino-acid sequence: MQPPQPPPAIITTFKTFQSVKPPEFRGTQDLVEAHAWLKEMEKAFTLVNIRDNQKVEYATYFLKGESNYWWETARTLEATEVITWDRFKRIFLDKYFPAYMQTQMKMKFFELKQENMTITEYEKNLMELARFVGEYVDSKEKREKRVQQGLKPCIRSYVAAFELTTYAEMVQKAMVIKGEIIGETLSIILANQDGVSINHVCPHCRIEIAGHVFPANFIPFQLGEFDVILGMDWLTNFSAQIDYKGKKVVLSTPQGKRVTFNGHKQARTFLPSKQAKKLIQKGCEAYLAYVVDKSKEFFNPEDIPVVRDFPDVIPEELPGLPPDRQIEFTIDLASGTEPVIKSTI